Proteins from a single region of Candidatus Eisenbacteria bacterium:
- a CDS encoding penicillin acylase family protein → MKRSLGSVLALALLAAVPAAAADIARYILPPGNFGGAPFTVNSTDQLPLYSSLSPLRDNITLADIDAHYLPEDFTPIEPSHEEVTGRPGLQLIYDAWGIPHIYGQTRADVAFGAGWVTARDRGLLLAVGRGPARVAVADVPNIDAFSLVTTLQPFTPSAEAEALVTQQAQLLVTTYGAKGQEILDDAQAYVDGINGYLAANSLPNPQPFVVNDVIAVTAFIGSIFGAGGGGEAANADLLAKLEQSPLGVDQGYKAWSDVMLADDPEAPTTINRRFKYPPLTGGPVTGSVVVDAGSIQSINPRVPPAMAALAPHRLRASNFLVTSPKRSASGHSLAVMGPQLGYYYPEIVQQIDLHGPGINAQGVGVPGLSMYILIGRTPDYAWSLTSAGHDVRDVYAEELCEPDNSTPTRASTHYRYAGDCRAFDVFNAGVLGPNSLIYNVSVHGPVFATATVGGKPYALSRRRSTFGRDGLNLAALKDMTEGKASSPPRFWRAANQFGFTFNWAWVGRRKTAYFSSGYLPKRPAGLDRRLPTLGNGQYEWAGFLTEKKHPHDAGGPQGLLLNWNNRSAPGFMHGDDEPYGSVQRVEMFNKWPDQVEITDNVGIMNRAATQDTRSPVWPLVSRALHMSTAPSLRDQQIVDILDDWVSRDAPRVDADSDTYYDEPGPVIMDALWRPIADAVMSPVFGTLIPDLDNVRDLDGMEGLSYVDKDLRTLLGDPVTGPFNLHYCGLGSLMPCVDSLWQAVHQTGDTLTAQQGQVNPALWRKLAATTGFVPGLLPNRFPSTNRPTFQQVLEFERQ, encoded by the coding sequence GTGAAACGATCGCTCGGCTCCGTGTTGGCCCTCGCGCTGCTCGCCGCCGTTCCGGCGGCGGCCGCGGACATCGCCCGCTACATCCTGCCTCCCGGCAACTTCGGAGGCGCACCGTTCACCGTGAACTCCACGGATCAGCTCCCGCTCTATTCGAGCCTCTCCCCGCTGCGGGACAACATCACGCTGGCCGACATCGATGCCCACTACCTCCCCGAGGACTTCACGCCGATCGAGCCCTCGCACGAGGAAGTGACGGGGCGGCCGGGCCTCCAGCTCATCTACGATGCCTGGGGCATCCCGCACATCTACGGTCAGACGCGGGCGGACGTGGCCTTCGGAGCCGGATGGGTCACGGCGCGCGATCGCGGCCTCCTGCTCGCGGTCGGGCGCGGGCCGGCGCGCGTCGCCGTCGCCGACGTGCCCAACATCGACGCCTTCTCGCTGGTGACCACCCTCCAGCCGTTCACGCCGAGCGCGGAGGCCGAAGCGCTGGTGACCCAGCAAGCCCAGCTCCTCGTCACCACCTACGGCGCCAAGGGACAGGAGATCCTCGACGACGCCCAGGCCTACGTCGACGGCATCAACGGCTACCTGGCCGCGAACAGCCTCCCCAACCCACAGCCCTTCGTCGTGAACGACGTCATCGCGGTGACCGCGTTCATCGGCTCGATCTTCGGCGCGGGTGGCGGCGGCGAGGCGGCCAACGCCGATCTGCTCGCCAAGCTCGAGCAGTCTCCCCTCGGCGTCGACCAGGGCTACAAGGCGTGGTCCGACGTGATGCTGGCCGACGATCCGGAGGCCCCGACCACGATCAACCGGAGGTTCAAGTACCCGCCCCTCACCGGTGGCCCGGTGACGGGATCGGTGGTGGTCGACGCCGGCTCGATCCAGAGCATCAACCCGCGCGTGCCGCCCGCGATGGCGGCCCTGGCGCCGCACCGGCTGCGGGCATCGAACTTCCTCGTCACGTCGCCCAAGCGCTCCGCGTCGGGGCACTCGCTCGCGGTGATGGGCCCGCAGCTCGGCTACTACTACCCCGAGATCGTCCAGCAGATCGATCTGCACGGCCCCGGCATCAACGCCCAGGGCGTCGGGGTGCCGGGTCTCTCGATGTACATCCTGATCGGCCGCACGCCGGACTACGCGTGGAGCCTCACCTCCGCCGGTCACGACGTGCGCGACGTGTACGCCGAAGAGCTGTGCGAGCCCGACAATTCGACGCCGACGCGGGCGTCGACGCACTATCGCTACGCCGGTGACTGCCGCGCGTTCGACGTCTTCAACGCCGGCGTGCTCGGACCCAACTCGCTCATCTACAACGTCTCGGTGCACGGCCCCGTGTTCGCCACCGCCACCGTCGGCGGGAAGCCGTACGCCCTCTCCCGCCGCCGCTCGACGTTCGGTCGCGACGGTCTTAACCTGGCCGCCCTGAAGGACATGACCGAGGGCAAGGCGTCCTCGCCGCCGCGCTTCTGGCGCGCTGCGAACCAGTTCGGGTTCACCTTCAACTGGGCCTGGGTCGGGCGCAGGAAGACGGCCTACTTCTCGTCCGGGTATCTCCCGAAGCGCCCCGCCGGCCTCGACCGGCGCCTGCCGACGCTCGGCAACGGACAGTACGAGTGGGCGGGCTTCCTCACCGAGAAGAAGCATCCGCACGACGCCGGCGGTCCCCAGGGACTGCTCCTCAACTGGAACAACCGCTCGGCGCCGGGGTTCATGCACGGCGACGACGAGCCCTACGGCTCGGTGCAGCGCGTGGAGATGTTCAACAAGTGGCCCGACCAGGTCGAGATCACCGACAACGTCGGCATCATGAACCGCGCCGCCACGCAGGACACCCGCTCGCCCGTCTGGCCGCTCGTGAGCCGGGCGCTCCACATGAGCACGGCGCCGAGCCTCCGCGACCAGCAGATCGTCGACATCCTCGACGACTGGGTCTCCCGCGACGCCCCGCGCGTCGACGCCGACTCCGACACGTACTACGACGAGCCCGGTCCGGTGATCATGGACGCGCTCTGGCGACCGATCGCCGACGCCGTGATGTCGCCGGTGTTCGGCACGCTGATCCCCGATCTGGACAACGTGCGTGACCTCGACGGCATGGAGGGCCTGTCCTACGTGGACAAGGACCTCCGCACCCTGCTCGGCGACCCGGTGACGGGTCCCTTCAACCTCCACTACTGCGGCCTGGGCTCGCTCATGCCGTGCGTGGACTCCCTGTGGCAGGCGGTGCACCAGACCGGCGACACGCTCACGGCGCAGCAAGGCCAGGTGAACCCGGCCCTGTGGCGGAAGCTGGCGGCAACCACGGGGTTCGTGCCGGGACTGCTCCCGAACCGCTTCCCGTCGACGAACCGCCCGACCTTCCAGCAGGTGCTGGAGTTCGAGCGGCAGTAG
- a CDS encoding carboxypeptidase-like regulatory domain-containing protein — protein MVAKPSLSSMQSAVALVAGLTSIGGAAYSAVDYLRAAGQPGEIVAVVHESGSERVVHGAVVEVRTPDDAIVTTMSEGDDGVARRPLGPGLYHVRVTHPKFAEVAREVRVQAGKPSEVRVDLEPRDAGPHVTRANAPSATSAGRAIDHGMTATRRFLARIGL, from the coding sequence GTGGTGGCCAAGCCGTCGTTGTCGTCGATGCAGTCGGCCGTCGCGCTCGTGGCCGGCCTGACCTCGATCGGCGGGGCCGCCTACTCCGCGGTCGACTATCTGCGCGCCGCCGGACAGCCGGGGGAAATCGTCGCGGTCGTCCACGAGTCGGGGAGCGAGCGCGTCGTGCACGGGGCGGTGGTCGAGGTTCGCACGCCCGACGACGCGATCGTCACCACGATGAGCGAGGGCGACGACGGCGTCGCCCGGCGTCCGCTCGGGCCCGGGCTCTACCACGTTCGCGTCACCCACCCGAAGTTCGCCGAGGTGGCGCGCGAGGTGCGCGTGCAAGCGGGCAAACCGTCCGAGGTGCGCGTGGACCTCGAGCCCCGCGACGCGGGCCCACACGTGACGCGTGCGAACGCTCCGTCCGCGACCTCGGCGGGTCGCGCGATCGATCACGGAATGACGGCGACGCGGCGGTTCCTGGCGCGCATCGGGCTCTGA